One segment of Saprospiraceae bacterium DNA contains the following:
- a CDS encoding GH3 auxin-responsive promoter family protein yields MNWLVNELAKQYLRLRMRRIERYMKRPEEPQERWLQRLLDTARNTEIGRRYDFASIRNAEQYAQRVPTHDYEQLKEAIARMMHGERNVLWPGEVNWYSKSSGTTSEKSKYIPVPMSNLYGCHFASSWDSLALLHSNKPDLEIFRRKNLMMAGSFQSLEEYPKTRFGDVSSLLTYHMPTLGRLCYTPDFDTMLLPNFEEKIQRIADITSRRDDIAMFGGVPTWLIVLFRLILEKTGKSNMLEVWPHLQAYMHGGVGFEPYRETFKALIPSPDFVYQEIYNASEGYFGAQCDLSKNDMLLFADNAVFYEFVPVEEWENQHPKTVLLADVEVGKNYAIVISSNNGLWRYLPGDTLMFTRKYPHCFQITGRTKQFINAFGEEVMVGDTDKALAETCRQMNAVVSEYTAAPVYFSGEQGKGGHEWVVEFEKEPTDLEIFNEMLDQTLQRINSDYEAKRFKGMALQRLHLRIVPRGTFMRWMRARGKFGGQNKVPRLANHRGFVEEIMRFAGE; encoded by the coding sequence ATGAATTGGTTGGTCAACGAACTCGCCAAACAGTATCTGCGCCTGCGGATGCGGCGCATCGAACGATACATGAAACGGCCGGAAGAGCCGCAGGAACGATGGCTACAACGCCTGCTCGACACTGCTCGCAATACCGAAATCGGGCGGCGATATGATTTTGCCAGCATCCGCAACGCCGAACAGTACGCCCAACGGGTCCCCACGCACGACTATGAGCAACTCAAAGAAGCCATCGCCCGCATGATGCACGGCGAGCGCAACGTGCTCTGGCCGGGCGAAGTAAATTGGTACAGCAAGAGCAGTGGCACCACCAGCGAAAAAAGCAAATACATTCCCGTCCCCATGAGCAACCTCTACGGTTGTCATTTCGCAAGCAGTTGGGACTCGCTCGCCCTACTGCACAGCAACAAACCCGACTTGGAGATTTTCAGGAGAAAAAACTTGATGATGGCTGGCAGCTTCCAATCCTTGGAAGAATACCCCAAAACCCGATTTGGCGACGTGAGCTCGCTGCTTACCTATCACATGCCCACGCTCGGAAGACTCTGCTACACCCCCGATTTCGACACAATGCTTCTGCCCAATTTTGAGGAAAAGATTCAGCGCATCGCCGACATCACCAGCCGCCGTGACGATATTGCGATGTTTGGCGGCGTGCCCACTTGGCTCATCGTCCTGTTCCGCCTTATTTTGGAAAAAACCGGCAAGTCGAACATGCTCGAAGTGTGGCCCCACCTACAGGCATATATGCACGGAGGCGTGGGTTTTGAGCCGTATCGAGAGACTTTCAAGGCGCTGATACCCAGCCCGGATTTTGTGTATCAGGAAATCTACAACGCCTCGGAAGGCTACTTTGGCGCACAATGCGACCTAAGCAAAAATGATATGTTGCTCTTCGCCGACAACGCCGTGTTTTATGAGTTTGTGCCAGTGGAGGAGTGGGAAAACCAACATCCCAAGACCGTGCTTTTGGCCGATGTGGAAGTCGGGAAAAACTACGCCATCGTTATTTCTTCCAACAATGGTCTGTGGCGCTATTTGCCCGGCGACACCCTCATGTTCACTCGAAAATATCCGCACTGTTTCCAAATCACAGGCCGCACCAAACAGTTCATCAACGCCTTCGGCGAGGAAGTGATGGTGGGCGACACCGATAAGGCGCTCGCCGAGACCTGTCGCCAGATGAATGCCGTGGTGTCGGAATATACCGCCGCGCCCGTCTATTTCTCAGGCGAGCAAGGCAAAGGCGGCCATGAATGGGTGGTGGAATTCGAGAAAGAACCGACCGATTTAGAGATTTTCAACGAGATGCTCGACCAGACGCTCCAGCGCATCAATTCGGACTACGAGGCCAAACGCTTCAAGGGCATGGCGCTCCAACGGTTGCATCTGCGCATCGTGCCGCGCGGCACCTTTATGCGCTGGATGCGGGCACGCGGCAAATTTGGCGGCCAAAACAAGGTGCCGCGCTTGGCCAATCACCGTGGCTTCGTGGAAGAAATCATGCGGTTTGCGGGGGAGTAG
- a CDS encoding DMT family transporter, which yields MTDKLRAYLYLHFCVLIWGFTAILGKLISLQALPLVWWRVLICCVTLILLLPFRHILGLTRAMFLRLLGVGVLVGIHWLCFYGAIKIANASVAVASMATTSFFAALTEPWLLRQKVKWYELALGIFILPGMALVVGHIDWTMRLGFAVGILGALLAAVFTALNKKILEEKTPPPPLVMSFVELFGGLVVTSLSLPFALAYTPELAVMPARWDWAWLGVLAWVCTLLPYYLTLLAMRHISAFATNLTINLEPVYGVLLAAVLFHEHKDLSPGFYYGVLIIILAVFGHPFLKKKFSNEQ from the coding sequence ATGACTGATAAGCTCCGCGCCTACCTCTATCTGCATTTTTGCGTCCTTATTTGGGGTTTCACAGCTATTTTGGGCAAGTTGATTTCGTTACAAGCGTTGCCTTTGGTGTGGTGGCGGGTGTTGATTTGCTGCGTCACGTTGATTTTGTTGCTTCCCTTCAGGCACATATTGGGGCTGACACGCGCGATGTTTCTGCGTTTGTTGGGCGTGGGTGTTTTGGTTGGCATCCACTGGCTGTGTTTCTACGGTGCCATCAAAATCGCCAATGCATCGGTGGCCGTTGCTTCCATGGCCACCACTTCGTTCTTCGCGGCGCTTACCGAGCCGTGGCTGTTGCGACAAAAGGTGAAGTGGTACGAGCTCGCGCTCGGCATTTTCATCCTGCCGGGCATGGCCTTGGTGGTGGGTCACATTGATTGGACAATGCGGCTGGGTTTTGCCGTTGGCATTTTGGGAGCCTTGCTCGCTGCCGTTTTTACGGCATTGAATAAAAAAATTTTGGAAGAAAAAACACCGCCCCCACCTTTGGTGATGAGTTTCGTGGAACTCTTCGGAGGGCTGGTGGTGACTTCTCTCTCGCTGCCTTTTGCCTTGGCCTACACCCCCGAACTGGCGGTGATGCCGGCGCGTTGGGACTGGGCGTGGCTGGGTGTGCTGGCGTGGGTGTGCACGTTGCTCCCTTATTACCTTACGTTGCTGGCCATGCGCCACATTTCCGCGTTTGCCACCAATCTTACCATCAACCTCGAACCCGTTTATGGCGTTTTACTGGCAGCAGTGCTATTCCATGAGCACAAAGACCTGAGTCCGGGTTTTTATTATGGTGTGCTTATCATCATATTGGCTGTGTTCGGGCATCCGTTTTTGAAAAAAAAATTCTCGAACGAGCAATAG
- a CDS encoding acyltransferase, protein MNRIEYIDFAKGYAIFTIVCYHALQRLELSALLQKAIVFGGTGVHLFFLLSGFGLVLSSNPSPSGRVEVGLFYKRRLVKVWLPYVLALTISLLGAILLGLFPDRFDAWLAGAGLYQMFSERYIESFGGHFWFISAIIQFYLVFPFLLWLKRKMDNHSLFFGIALAVSVAWWLIVYFLGKGDSRVWNSFFLQFLWEFALGMVLGDGTRRTVQGTRHFWNHAWWIYLPIALIFSGIMILMILKMGDAGRVFNDIPALVGYAAFSVFFFQIGDKFLPLLKRFFLWVGSISYSLYLVHILVLEIYLRLLHLMGVSANWLSLLPFLALALLAGRAFEPLSVWWTGIFERKRI, encoded by the coding sequence ATGAACCGCATCGAATACATTGACTTCGCCAAAGGCTACGCGATTTTCACCATTGTGTGCTACCACGCGCTACAACGGCTTGAGTTGTCGGCACTTTTGCAAAAAGCGATTGTGTTCGGTGGCACAGGCGTTCACTTGTTTTTTCTGTTGTCGGGGTTCGGATTGGTGCTGTCTTCAAACCCCTCTCCTTCGGGAAGGGTCGAGGTGGGGCTTTTTTACAAACGCCGCCTCGTCAAAGTTTGGCTACCCTACGTTTTGGCTCTCACGATTAGTTTGTTGGGGGCGATTTTGTTGGGATTGTTTCCTGACCGATTTGATGCGTGGCTGGCAGGCGCGGGTCTTTACCAGATGTTTTCGGAGCGATACATCGAGAGTTTCGGCGGGCATTTTTGGTTTATCAGCGCGATAATTCAGTTCTACTTGGTTTTTCCTTTTCTGCTTTGGTTGAAAAGAAAGATGGACAACCATTCGCTGTTTTTCGGAATCGCACTCGCTGTTTCCGTTGCTTGGTGGCTGATTGTTTACTTTTTGGGGAAAGGCGATTCGCGGGTTTGGAATAGTTTCTTTTTGCAGTTTTTGTGGGAGTTTGCGTTGGGGATGGTGCTGGGAGATGGTACACGGCGAACGGTACAAGGTACCCGGCATTTTTGGAACCATGCTTGGTGGATTTATTTGCCTATCGCTCTGATTTTTAGCGGAATCATGATTTTGATGATTCTGAAAATGGGTGACGCAGGCCGCGTTTTCAACGACATCCCGGCGCTCGTCGGCTACGCGGCGTTCAGCGTTTTTTTCTTTCAAATCGGGGACAAATTCCTGCCGCTGCTCAAGCGGTTTTTCCTGTGGGTGGGCAGTATTTCCTATTCGCTCTATCTCGTGCATATTTTAGTGTTAGAAATTTATTTGCGACTGCTTCATTTGATGGGCGTTTCGGCAAATTGGCTAAGTTTGCTGCCGTTCCTTGCCCTCGCGCTGTTGGCTGGCCGCGCTTTTGAACCGCTGAGCGTGTGGTGGACAGGAATTTTTGAAAGAAAGAGAATATGA
- a CDS encoding glycosyltransferase family 2 protein, with the protein MTSRPLVSIITVNFNQADATCELLDSIRRQDYRNVEIFVVDNGSQENPAQVFSEKYPEVQFIRSEQNLGFAGGNNLALKQAKGDFLFFVNNDAELTAGCIERLLALFERVPDLGIVSPVICYFRTNNEQPRPNGYSSGRATTNNDIIQYAGMTRVNPFTGRNRTIGNKDVDKGQFTEPQPTAYAHGAAMMISRRVLEQVGPMDEVFFLYYEELDWCERILRAGFSVWVEPRARVYHKESLTVEKLGALKTYYLNRNRVWFMRRNFGGWRLAFFFVFLFLVTIPKNILLYLLRGETENLKAFLRGVWWNFGAKFSKEETGFT; encoded by the coding sequence ATGACCTCGCGCCCTCTCGTTTCCATCATCACCGTCAACTTCAACCAAGCGGACGCGACCTGCGAATTGCTCGACAGCATTCGGCGGCAGGATTATCGGAATGTGGAAATTTTCGTGGTGGACAACGGCAGCCAGGAAAATCCCGCGCAGGTGTTTTCAGAGAAATACCCCGAAGTCCAATTCATCCGCAGCGAGCAAAATCTGGGGTTTGCCGGGGGCAACAATCTGGCGCTGAAACAAGCCAAAGGCGACTTTCTTTTTTTCGTCAACAACGACGCGGAACTGACGGCGGGTTGTATCGAACGGCTGCTCGCCTTGTTCGAACGAGTGCCGGATTTGGGGATTGTCAGCCCAGTAATTTGCTATTTCAGAACGAACAACGAACAACCGCGTCCGAACGGATATTCATCCGGGCGGGCAACAACCAACAACGACATTATTCAATACGCTGGCATGACCCGTGTGAATCCCTTCACAGGACGCAACCGAACCATCGGCAACAAGGATGTTGACAAAGGTCAATTCACTGAACCTCAACCAACTGCCTACGCGCACGGCGCAGCGATGATGATTTCGCGGCGGGTGTTGGAACAAGTCGGCCCGATGGACGAGGTTTTTTTCCTGTACTACGAAGAACTGGATTGGTGCGAGCGAATCCTGCGGGCAGGATTCAGCGTCTGGGTGGAACCGCGTGCCCGCGTGTATCACAAAGAAAGCCTGACGGTGGAGAAACTCGGCGCGTTGAAAACGTACTATCTGAATCGCAACCGCGTGTGGTTCATGCGGCGCAACTTCGGCGGCTGGCGGCTGGCGTTTTTTTTCGTTTTCCTTTTTTTGGTGACGATTCCGAAAAATATTTTGCTCTACCTGCTGCGCGGCGAGACGGAAAATTTAAAGGCGTTTTTGCGCGGCGTTTGGTGGAATTTTGGCGCGAAATTTTCCAAAGAGGAGACAGGATTCACATGA
- a CDS encoding RNA pseudouridine synthase — protein MLDILYKDHQLIALNKPPGTAVQPDKTGNVPLQAQAESYCRQPLHLAHRLDRPVSGVVVFAKTKSAMAALTEQFRSRSIAKTYLAVVQNMPPATEGTLVHFLRKNEAKNISVVTTESDSRAERAELRYRLVGSSERYHLLEIELITGRHHQIRAQLAAIGCPVKGDVKYGFRRGNRDRSIHLHAWKLAFQHPVSGEEINLVAKPAASDPVWSALLDSD, from the coding sequence ATGCTCGACATTCTGTATAAAGACCACCAGCTCATTGCCCTGAACAAACCACCGGGCACTGCGGTGCAACCCGACAAAACGGGCAACGTGCCACTGCAAGCACAGGCAGAGTCATACTGTCGGCAGCCGCTTCACTTGGCGCATCGCCTCGACCGCCCTGTGAGCGGGGTGGTGGTTTTTGCCAAAACAAAATCGGCTATGGCGGCACTCACAGAACAGTTTCGCAGCCGCTCGATAGCGAAAACCTATCTGGCAGTCGTTCAAAATATGCCGCCCGCCACAGAGGGCACCCTCGTTCATTTTCTTAGAAAAAACGAAGCAAAAAACATCAGCGTCGTCACGACTGAATCAGACTCCCGCGCCGAACGAGCGGAGCTCCGCTACCGACTTGTAGGCAGCAGCGAACGGTATCATTTGCTCGAAATAGAGTTGATAACGGGGCGACATCATCAGATTAGGGCGCAGCTGGCCGCCATCGGATGCCCCGTCAAAGGAGATGTCAAGTACGGATTCCGGCGCGGCAATCGCGACCGCTCCATCCATCTTCATGCGTGGAAATTGGCATTCCAGCACCCCGTGTCAGGCGAGGAGATAAATCTGGTGGCCAAGCCCGCCGCTTCCGACCCAGTCTGGTCGGCCTTGCTTGACAGCGATTAG
- the hemA gene encoding glutamyl-tRNA reductase, which translates to MLDGYHILTLTHRDAPLETIGQLVIPGDDTPATLRALKARFAWDELLYLSTCNRVVFLFYSAAPASDDLPISVLKEICPHLSEQVQDAIADKMRLLHGAEAVRHLFEVAGSLDSLVVGEREIIRQLREAYDRNHAWHLTGDHLRLLMRFTIETAKEIYSQTAIGEKALSVVALAFSAMQKTGLAKDARILLIGAGQTNTLFSKFLAKNGYHNVTVFNRTLENAEHLAATLGGRALPFDALEHYSEGFDALVVCTGATQAVVTPALYRSLLAGETSRKTVVDLSVPNNVDKRIVSEHPVHFVEIESLKTVANENLAHRERERLKAGDIIERRILAYRELWHERQVERALAHIPDEVRAVKERAVNEVFGKEFAELDSAAQALMLKMLNYMEKKCVAIPMKAAKAVVLRGKNSKSVKLV; encoded by the coding sequence ATGCTCGACGGCTACCACATCCTCACTTTGACGCACCGCGACGCCCCTTTGGAAACCATCGGGCAACTCGTAATACCGGGCGACGACACACCCGCAACCCTACGGGCATTGAAAGCCCGATTCGCTTGGGACGAACTGCTCTATCTCTCCACCTGCAACCGGGTGGTTTTTCTTTTTTACAGTGCCGCCCCAGCGAGTGATGACCTGCCCATCAGCGTGTTGAAAGAAATTTGCCCCCATTTGTCGGAGCAAGTTCAGGATGCCATCGCGGACAAAATGCGCCTATTGCATGGCGCCGAAGCCGTCCGCCACCTCTTTGAGGTAGCGGGTTCTTTGGATAGCCTCGTGGTCGGCGAGCGCGAAATCATTCGTCAGCTTCGGGAGGCCTACGACCGCAACCACGCTTGGCATCTTACGGGCGACCATCTGCGTTTGTTGATGCGCTTCACCATCGAGACAGCCAAAGAGATTTATTCCCAAACGGCTATCGGCGAAAAAGCCCTTTCTGTCGTGGCACTAGCTTTTTCGGCCATGCAAAAAACGGGTTTGGCAAAAGACGCTCGCATCCTTCTCATCGGCGCGGGGCAAACGAACACCTTGTTTTCCAAGTTTTTGGCCAAAAACGGCTACCATAACGTCACTGTTTTCAACCGCACGTTGGAGAATGCCGAACACCTCGCCGCCACACTCGGCGGTCGCGCCCTGCCCTTCGATGCGCTGGAACATTACTCCGAAGGTTTCGACGCGCTCGTCGTCTGCACGGGAGCGACGCAAGCCGTGGTGACACCCGCGTTGTATCGCTCGCTTCTGGCTGGCGAAACGTCCCGCAAAACGGTGGTTGACCTTTCCGTGCCGAACAACGTGGACAAGCGAATAGTGAGCGAACACCCCGTGCATTTTGTTGAAATAGAATCCTTGAAAACCGTCGCAAACGAAAACCTCGCCCACCGCGAGCGAGAGCGCCTCAAAGCGGGCGATATCATCGAACGGCGCATCCTTGCCTACCGCGAACTGTGGCACGAGCGACAAGTGGAGCGGGCGCTTGCCCACATTCCTGACGAGGTGCGTGCCGTGAAAGAACGCGCTGTGAATGAAGTTTTTGGAAAAGAATTCGCCGAACTTGACAGTGCCGCACAAGCATTGATGCTCAAAATGCTGAACTACATGGAGAAAAAATGCGTGGCCATTCCGATGAAGGCTGCGAAGGCGGTCGTGCTACGGGGCAAGAACAGCAAAAGCGTCAAATTGGTCTAA
- a CDS encoding helix-turn-helix transcriptional regulator: MKYTTYPAGLKAFGKRMRALRESQGLSQEALAWKADSELSQISRMERGIINAGLSQVFKIAQALDVHPKELFDFELPKEDLPL, encoded by the coding sequence GTGAAATACACTACTTATCCGGCTGGGCTTAAAGCTTTCGGCAAGAGAATGAGAGCGTTGAGAGAATCTCAAGGTCTCTCGCAAGAGGCGTTGGCTTGGAAGGCCGACTCCGAACTCAGTCAGATAAGTCGAATGGAGCGAGGCATCATCAATGCCGGGCTTAGTCAAGTTTTCAAGATTGCCCAAGCGTTGGATGTCCATCCAAAGGAGTTGTTCGATTTTGAATTGCCGAAGGAAGACCTTCCCCTATAA
- a CDS encoding L-serine ammonia-lyase has translation MERISVFDIFKIGIGPSSSHTMGPWRAAQRFLREINLRQVASVQVELYGSLAKTGKGHGTDLAVLLGLNGDDPVTIPVEDVSANFEQIHRSKKIRLGGQCDVPFDPERDVVFHFDQTLPYHANGLIFRAFYHNGEGESHTYYSVGGGFVVKEGEQNQGSDTHLPFPIDRGEELRQWCVQEGQNISDIVFRNELVWRSPEQIRTDLLNIWWVMRDCIFKGCHTDGVLPGGLDVARRAAPLSHKLLKDRPYRNVEDWIFQISRGGHTFQETLKWVSCFALAVNEENAAFGRVVTAPTNGAAGVIPAVLMYHVCFSDLFQGDADIVKFLLTAGELGSIFKKGATISAAMGGCQAEIGVSSAMAAGALTECLGGSYAQAMMAAEIAMEHHLGMTCDPIGGLVQIPCIERNTMGAIKAITASQIALESDPSKAKVSLDAVIKTMKETAADMNTKYKETADGGLAVSVNLVEC, from the coding sequence ATGGAGCGCATCAGCGTTTTCGATATTTTCAAAATTGGCATAGGGCCTTCGAGTTCGCACACGATGGGGCCTTGGCGTGCCGCGCAGCGTTTTTTAAGAGAAATCAATTTGAGGCAAGTTGCTTCCGTCCAAGTGGAGCTCTATGGCTCGCTTGCAAAAACGGGCAAAGGACACGGCACTGACCTCGCCGTGTTGCTTGGGCTGAATGGCGACGACCCGGTGACGATTCCAGTAGAGGACGTGTCCGCGAATTTTGAGCAAATTCACCGGAGCAAGAAGATTCGCTTGGGAGGCCAGTGCGACGTGCCGTTCGACCCTGAGCGCGATGTGGTTTTTCACTTTGACCAGACTTTGCCATATCATGCCAACGGCCTCATTTTCAGGGCTTTTTATCATAACGGAGAAGGCGAGAGCCACACCTATTATTCTGTGGGCGGTGGGTTTGTGGTGAAAGAAGGGGAACAAAATCAAGGCTCCGACACCCATTTGCCTTTCCCTATTGACCGAGGGGAGGAGCTGCGCCAATGGTGTGTGCAGGAGGGGCAAAACATTTCTGACATCGTGTTTCGGAATGAACTTGTTTGGCGTTCGCCGGAGCAGATCCGCACGGATTTGCTCAACATCTGGTGGGTGATGAGGGATTGTATTTTCAAAGGATGCCACACCGACGGGGTGTTGCCCGGCGGACTTGATGTGGCCCGTCGCGCCGCACCGTTGAGTCACAAATTATTGAAAGACAGACCCTACCGCAATGTGGAAGATTGGATTTTTCAAATCAGCCGAGGCGGGCACACTTTTCAGGAAACGCTCAAATGGGTCAGTTGCTTCGCGTTGGCGGTGAATGAGGAAAATGCTGCTTTTGGGCGAGTGGTGACAGCTCCAACCAACGGTGCGGCGGGCGTTATTCCTGCCGTGCTGATGTACCATGTTTGTTTCAGCGACCTTTTTCAGGGCGATGCCGATATTGTGAAGTTTCTTCTGACGGCGGGTGAGTTGGGCAGTATTTTCAAAAAAGGAGCGACGATTTCTGCGGCCATGGGGGGATGTCAGGCAGAGATTGGGGTGTCGTCCGCGATGGCAGCAGGCGCATTGACCGAGTGTCTGGGCGGCTCTTACGCACAAGCGATGATGGCTGCTGAAATCGCGATGGAGCACCACCTTGGCATGACGTGCGACCCCATCGGCGGCCTTGTGCAGATTCCTTGCATCGAGCGCAACACGATGGGCGCTATCAAGGCCATCACCGCTAGTCAAATTGCCCTCGAAAGCGACCCCTCGAAAGCCAAGGTCAGCCTCGACGCGGTCATCAAAACGATGAAGGAGACTGCTGCCGACATGAACACAAAGTACAAGGAGACGGCTGACGGCGGGCTGGCGGTGTCGGTGAATTTGGTGGAGTGCTAA
- a CDS encoding glycosyltransferase, with translation MQIIFSLLALLLILQLVYPFVTVLLAQVFGKERLNPNNSNPSNSSNLSNPLHFACIITAYRNAAIAKPLVESLLRQTYPNHTIYLVADECPDFDFGISDERFVLLRPDSPLRLKVKSIIHAVEHFKRPHDFIAVFDADNLAHPNFLEEINCYANAGFRCIQGQRTAKNLDTTYAALDSMGEHYKNYIEREVPYRLGGSAVISGSGMATEAELYRAYLASPEIERGQLAGKKMLQEDKILQNFLLWRGEKIAYARSAIVFDEKVETGEAVETQRSRWLFSYFQNLPNSAGLLFRGLTRLNFNQFYFGWVTLALPMFIQVGLAGLLAIFGGGIAPSWSLALVVALGIFALNILWVLKLDHAPKPVWDAVWNVPKFVWRQMTSLLKMRDPNKHFKHTEHRKQVSVDELVKPTFSRPENEQQAD, from the coding sequence ATGCAAATCATTTTTTCCCTACTTGCGCTTCTTCTCATCTTGCAACTCGTGTACCCCTTCGTCACCGTGTTGCTCGCGCAAGTATTTGGGAAAGAGCGGCTTAATCCTAACAACTCAAACCCTTCAAACTCCTCAAACCTCTCAAACCCTCTCCACTTCGCCTGCATCATCACCGCCTACCGCAACGCCGCCATCGCCAAGCCCCTTGTCGAGTCGCTGCTGCGGCAAACTTACCCGAACCACACGATTTATCTCGTCGCCGACGAATGCCCAGACTTCGATTTTGGCATTTCGGATGAGCGATTTGTCTTGCTGCGCCCAGATTCGCCGTTGCGCTTGAAAGTGAAAAGTATCATTCACGCGGTCGAACATTTCAAACGCCCGCACGATTTCATCGCTGTTTTTGATGCCGACAACCTGGCCCACCCGAATTTTCTGGAGGAAATAAACTGCTACGCGAACGCGGGTTTTCGCTGCATTCAGGGGCAGCGAACAGCGAAAAATTTAGACACAACCTATGCGGCGCTCGACAGCATGGGCGAGCATTACAAAAACTACATCGAGCGCGAAGTGCCGTATCGGCTCGGCGGCTCGGCGGTCATCAGTGGGTCGGGCATGGCGACGGAGGCAGAGCTGTACAGAGCCTATTTGGCAAGTCCCGAAATCGAGCGCGGCCAACTCGCGGGAAAAAAGATGTTGCAAGAGGACAAAATCCTTCAAAACTTCCTGCTGTGGCGCGGCGAAAAAATCGCGTACGCCCGCAGCGCCATCGTTTTTGATGAAAAAGTGGAGACGGGTGAGGCGGTGGAAACCCAGCGCAGCCGCTGGCTTTTTTCCTATTTTCAAAATCTGCCGAACTCGGCGGGACTGCTGTTTCGCGGGCTTACAAGGTTGAATTTCAACCAGTTTTACTTTGGCTGGGTCACGCTGGCTTTGCCGATGTTCATCCAAGTCGGGCTGGCGGGATTGTTGGCGATTTTTGGGGGGGGCATCGCGCCGTCTTGGTCATTGGCTCTGGTGGTCGCGCTCGGCATTTTCGCTTTGAACATCTTATGGGTCCTGAAACTCGACCATGCGCCGAAGCCAGTCTGGGACGCTGTTTGGAACGTGCCGAAGTTTGTGTGGCGGCAAATGACGAGCCTTTTGAAAATGCGCGACCCGAACAAACATTTCAAACACACCGAACACCGAAAACAGGTGTCGGTGGATGAACTTGTAAAGCCGACTTTCAGTCGGCCCGAAAACGAACAGCAAGCCGACTAA
- a CDS encoding MBOAT family protein yields MWTCLIASYIFYGWWDWRFLSLILFSTVLDWWFGVWLTYKDAPEETRAQWERGSPVLRIFGKTTGAADRLNLSRKAILVSSMVMNLGFLGFFKYFNFFADNFAALVSSFGLTPSWTTLNIILPVGISFYTFQSMSYTIDVYRRQIRWEPSLLRFATFIGFFPQLVAGPIVRAADFLPQMREDKRFSWANFNSGLGRVLWGFFKKVAIADSLAPFVDQVFAEPQAFGSMHLLLGVVFYSFQIYCDFSGYSDIAIGLARMMGFHFPENFRTPYFSKSFSEFWTRWHISLSSWLRDYLYIPLGGNRHGKLATYRNNMLTMLLGGLWHGANWAFVFWGFLHGLYLILQRVVSPIWRRLVRLARLPKLADDAVSVATVYCLTLLAWIFFRSGGIGLAGGDSFATANKIIAGIVSLEGFGFEAVVNKFQVIKGALLISVLLAVEATNIRFRWNERQVRNPVWRMAAFAGLLWLIAFFGTFGANAFIYFQF; encoded by the coding sequence ATGTGGACTTGCCTGATTGCCAGTTACATATTCTATGGCTGGTGGGACTGGCGTTTCCTATCGCTCATCCTGTTTTCGACGGTGCTGGACTGGTGGTTCGGTGTGTGGCTGACTTACAAAGACGCGCCGGAAGAAACCCGCGCCCAATGGGAACGAGGCAGTCCGGTGTTGCGAATTTTTGGAAAAACAACGGGGGCCGCGGACCGCCTAAATTTGAGCCGAAAAGCCATTCTCGTGTCAAGCATGGTGATGAATCTGGGTTTTCTCGGCTTTTTCAAGTACTTCAATTTTTTTGCCGACAACTTCGCCGCACTCGTCTCCTCTTTTGGCCTAACGCCCTCATGGACAACACTGAACATCATCCTCCCGGTCGGCATTTCGTTCTACACTTTCCAATCCATGTCATATACGATTGACGTGTACCGGCGGCAAATACGGTGGGAGCCGTCGTTGTTGCGCTTCGCCACGTTTATCGGTTTTTTTCCTCAATTGGTGGCTGGCCCCATCGTGCGGGCAGCGGATTTTTTGCCTCAAATGCGGGAGGACAAAAGATTCAGTTGGGCAAATTTCAACTCCGGCCTCGGGCGGGTGCTCTGGGGTTTTTTCAAAAAAGTCGCCATCGCCGATAGCCTTGCGCCGTTTGTGGACCAAGTGTTCGCCGAGCCTCAGGCCTTCGGCTCCATGCACTTGCTGCTCGGGGTCGTGTTTTACTCGTTCCAGATTTATTGCGACTTTTCGGGCTACTCGGACATCGCTATTGGGCTGGCGCGGATGATGGGTTTTCATTTTCCCGAAAATTTCAGAACCCCGTATTTCTCCAAGAGTTTCAGCGAGTTCTGGACGCGTTGGCACATCTCTCTTTCCTCATGGCTGCGCGACTATCTCTACATCCCGTTGGGCGGCAACCGACACGGCAAGCTCGCTACCTACCGAAACAATATGCTCACGATGTTGCTTGGCGGCCTGTGGCACGGGGCGAATTGGGCCTTCGTGTTCTGGGGGTTTTTGCACGGGCTGTATCTGATTTTGCAAAGAGTGGTTAGCCCGATCTGGCGACGATTGGTGCGGCTGGCTCGGTTGCCAAAATTGGCCGACGACGCGGTGTCAGTAGCCACTGTTTATTGCCTTACATTGTTGGCTTGGATATTTTTCCGCAGCGGGGGCATTGGGCTGGCCGGGGGGGATAGTTTTGCCACGGCGAACAAAATCATCGCGGGCATCGTCAGCTTGGAGGGCTTTGGCTTTGAGGCTGTTGTCAACAAGTTCCAAGTCATCAAAGGCGCGTTGCTGATAAGCGTGTTGCTGGCTGTGGAGGCGACGAATATTCGTTTTCGGTGGAATGAACGGCAAGTGCGCAACCCGGTTTGGCGCATGGCGGCGTTTGCCGGACTATTGTGGCTGATTGCGTTTTTCGGGACGTTTGGAGCGAATGCGTTTATTTATTTTCAGTTTTAG